From the Oleiharenicola lentus genome, one window contains:
- a CDS encoding (2Fe-2S) ferredoxin domain-containing protein has translation MGAKSFKEIGLPAARRHLFLCAGPDCCAMEDGLKTWEHLKTSLKECAVPALRTKAACFRLCHEGPWLVVYPEGVWYAQVTPERFDRIRREHLVGGKPVAEWVRAVQPLDGDPTRSDLRA, from the coding sequence ATGGGTGCCAAGAGCTTTAAGGAAATCGGCCTGCCGGCGGCCAGGCGTCACCTGTTCCTGTGCGCCGGGCCCGATTGTTGCGCCATGGAGGATGGCCTGAAGACGTGGGAGCATCTGAAGACCTCGTTGAAAGAGTGCGCCGTGCCGGCGCTCCGGACAAAGGCCGCGTGTTTCCGGCTCTGCCATGAAGGACCCTGGCTGGTCGTATATCCCGAGGGTGTCTGGTATGCGCAGGTGACGCCCGAGCGGTTCGATCGCATCCGTCGCGAGCACCTTGTAGGCGGAAAACCGGTGGCAGAGTGGGTCAGAGCGGTGCAGCCGCTCGACGGCGACCCGACCCGTTCAGACCTGCGGGCTTGA
- a CDS encoding Fur family transcriptional regulator, which translates to MIAATQTNHPHAGVQEPRSKESFLNEACNRIRNAGMRVTKPRVALVEALLKQSGPVSIERIHQEVGVNSCDLVTIYRCLAAFEELGLVRRSYLHNGTCLYEQTFDTARHYHIVCKTCGKTEKVNYTLANDVEQQLKDRGFEQVSHVLEFFGVCPECQLAAKSLARGTSVSVPTTISSPQV; encoded by the coding sequence ATGATCGCGGCCACACAGACCAACCATCCACACGCCGGCGTTCAGGAACCCCGTAGCAAGGAGTCGTTCCTGAACGAAGCGTGCAACCGCATCCGCAATGCGGGCATGCGGGTGACCAAACCGAGGGTGGCCTTGGTGGAGGCGCTGCTCAAGCAAAGCGGGCCGGTCAGCATCGAGCGGATCCATCAGGAAGTGGGTGTAAACTCCTGTGATCTCGTCACCATTTACCGCTGTCTGGCGGCGTTTGAGGAACTGGGTTTGGTGCGCCGCAGCTACCTGCACAACGGCACCTGCCTCTACGAACAGACTTTCGACACCGCGCGCCACTACCACATCGTCTGCAAGACCTGCGGTAAAACCGAGAAGGTTAACTACACCTTGGCGAACGACGTCGAGCAGCAGCTCAAGGACCGGGGCTTCGAGCAGGTCAGCCATGTGCTCGAGTTCTTCGGTGTTTGCCCGGAATGCCAGCTGGCGGCCAAATCGCTCGCCCGTGGCACCTCCGTGTCGGTGCCGACGACGATTTCAAGCCCGCAGGTCTGA
- a CDS encoding Minf_1886 family protein yields MQDLEFAEIVGLICKEDTRFDRKAYEFVRQGLDHTVKEVKRKQPERTGKAQHVTGAELLNGIRHYALDQYGPLAKTVLNKWGVRRCSDFGDIVFNLIEYNVFSKTESDRREDFAEIYDFEEAFVKPYQPAGNRRVRRPADQA; encoded by the coding sequence ATGCAAGACCTCGAATTTGCCGAAATTGTCGGACTCATCTGCAAGGAAGACACGCGCTTTGATCGCAAAGCCTACGAGTTTGTCCGCCAGGGGCTCGACCACACGGTCAAGGAAGTGAAGCGCAAGCAACCTGAGCGTACCGGCAAAGCGCAGCATGTCACCGGCGCCGAACTGCTGAACGGCATCCGTCACTACGCACTCGATCAATACGGCCCCCTCGCCAAGACCGTGCTCAACAAGTGGGGCGTGCGTCGTTGCTCCGACTTCGGCGACATCGTTTTCAATCTGATCGAGTATAATGTCTTCAGCAAAACCGAGAGCGACCGGCGCGAGGATTTTGCGGAGATCTACGATTTCGAAGAGGCTTTCGTGAAGCCTTATCAGCCGGCGGGAAACCGCCGGGTGCGCCGCCCCGCTGATCAGGCCTGA
- a CDS encoding M16 family metallopeptidase, with protein sequence MPKSCSARPRDLALLESLWRESIERYTLPNGLTVLLKPDHSSPVSSVQVWVKTGSIHEGAHLGAGLSHYLEHMLFKGTERRAGREISATVQAHGGYINAYTTFDRTVYYIDVPGNHTAVAIDLLADAVLRSTLPAEEVAKEKDVILREIDMCLDDPDQRLSQALFETAFRTHPYRQPIIGHREVFAASTREDLLGYYRARYVPNNLVLVIVGDFEVAATRASIAEHFGQAPRARLAPVLVPEEAVQLARRDMHLHEDVKVSRAGLGWQIPGLAHPDAPALDMLAMVLGHGDSSILWQAIREKARLVHTIDAMSWSPGTGGLFYVSYLADPDKRVPAEQAILRELDRVAAKGVSAAALAKAVRQAVTSEVNMRKTMSGQASRLGAGEVVVGDVNYTRQYFERLFALTPAKLKQVMRTYLVPEHLTVVSSNPVGASDERSGSVSRPTVSLDFEEIRLPNGARLLIQPNRNLPNLHLRLAFAGGPMFEPAGRRGTNSLLAALLTKDTVRRTAEQVASAIEAVGGSFHEFSGNNSFGLTAEVLPGDSALALELISDAVLRPTFKATRLAIERDSALAALQESLDDVVTVGRKRLREKFFGAHPFAIESGGDETGLKAISVADLQALHSRLIVAGNAVLAVAGDFEARKFVPALKAFLGKLPKGSAPRPQAALTVAPGDFIEIQPRQQAVVYQAFPGPGLLAADYIVSEVADELFSGMSSNLFERVREQKSLAYFVRSSRIVGLHRAMFYFYAGTSPERHGEVINELNLEIERVRSGGVAAEELHRCQVRLKAAKRMGLQTNGARAMGAALNGVYGLPVNDWRDYDARVDAVTLADLTAFARRYFERGQRVQLVVKP encoded by the coding sequence ATGCCGAAATCCTGCTCCGCCCGCCCGCGCGACCTTGCCCTGCTCGAGAGTCTCTGGCGCGAATCCATCGAACGCTACACGCTGCCCAACGGTCTGACCGTGCTGCTCAAGCCCGACCACTCCTCGCCGGTCAGCTCGGTGCAGGTGTGGGTGAAGACCGGCAGCATCCACGAGGGTGCGCACCTTGGCGCCGGTCTCTCGCACTACCTTGAGCACATGCTCTTCAAGGGCACGGAGCGCCGCGCCGGGCGCGAAATTTCGGCGACCGTCCAGGCCCACGGCGGCTACATCAACGCCTACACGACCTTCGACCGCACCGTCTACTACATCGACGTGCCCGGCAACCACACCGCCGTCGCCATCGACTTGTTGGCCGATGCCGTGCTCCGCTCGACGCTGCCGGCCGAGGAGGTGGCGAAGGAAAAGGACGTCATTCTCCGCGAGATCGACATGTGTCTCGACGACCCCGACCAGCGCCTCTCGCAGGCCCTCTTCGAGACGGCCTTTCGCACGCACCCTTACCGCCAGCCCATCATCGGCCACCGCGAGGTCTTTGCCGCCAGCACCCGCGAGGACCTGCTCGGCTACTACCGGGCCCGTTATGTGCCCAATAATTTGGTGCTCGTGATTGTGGGTGACTTTGAGGTCGCGGCCACCCGGGCGAGCATCGCCGAACATTTCGGCCAGGCACCGCGCGCGCGGCTTGCTCCCGTGCTGGTGCCCGAGGAAGCCGTCCAGCTCGCCCGGCGCGACATGCATCTGCACGAGGACGTGAAGGTTTCCCGCGCCGGCCTTGGCTGGCAGATCCCGGGCCTCGCACATCCCGACGCCCCCGCGCTCGACATGCTCGCGATGGTGCTCGGCCACGGCGACAGCTCGATCCTCTGGCAGGCCATCCGCGAAAAGGCCCGGCTCGTCCACACCATCGACGCCATGTCCTGGAGCCCCGGCACCGGCGGTTTGTTCTATGTTTCCTATCTCGCTGATCCGGACAAACGCGTGCCTGCCGAGCAGGCCATTCTGCGCGAGCTCGACCGCGTTGCCGCCAAGGGCGTGAGCGCCGCGGCCCTCGCGAAGGCCGTGCGTCAGGCCGTGACCTCCGAAGTGAACATGCGCAAGACCATGTCCGGCCAGGCCTCGCGGCTTGGTGCCGGCGAGGTCGTGGTCGGCGACGTCAATTACACGCGCCAGTATTTCGAGCGGCTGTTCGCGCTCACTCCGGCAAAACTGAAGCAGGTCATGCGCACCTACCTCGTGCCGGAACACCTGACCGTCGTGTCATCGAATCCGGTTGGCGCGTCGGATGAGCGAAGCGGGTCGGTATCCCGACCAACCGTGTCTCTGGACTTCGAGGAGATAAGACTGCCCAATGGCGCCCGCCTCCTGATCCAGCCCAACCGTAATCTGCCCAACCTGCACCTCCGGCTCGCCTTCGCCGGCGGACCGATGTTCGAGCCGGCCGGCCGGCGCGGCACGAATTCCCTCCTGGCGGCGTTGCTCACCAAGGATACCGTCCGACGCACCGCCGAGCAGGTGGCCTCTGCGATCGAGGCGGTGGGCGGTTCCTTCCACGAGTTTTCGGGCAACAACAGCTTCGGTCTGACCGCCGAAGTGCTGCCTGGCGACTCGGCCCTGGCCTTGGAGCTGATCAGTGACGCCGTGCTGCGGCCCACCTTCAAAGCCACCCGCCTCGCCATTGAGCGCGATTCCGCGCTCGCCGCGCTCCAGGAGAGCCTCGACGACGTGGTCACGGTCGGCCGCAAGCGGCTCCGCGAAAAATTCTTCGGCGCGCATCCCTTCGCGATCGAGAGCGGGGGCGACGAAACCGGCCTCAAGGCTATCAGCGTGGCCGATCTGCAGGCCCTGCACTCGCGGCTCATCGTTGCGGGCAACGCCGTGCTCGCGGTTGCGGGGGATTTCGAGGCGAGGAAATTCGTGCCGGCCCTGAAGGCCTTCCTGGGCAAGCTGCCCAAGGGCTCGGCGCCCCGGCCGCAGGCGGCGTTGACGGTCGCGCCAGGCGATTTCATCGAAATCCAGCCGCGCCAGCAGGCCGTCGTGTATCAGGCTTTCCCGGGCCCCGGGTTGCTGGCGGCCGATTACATCGTCAGCGAAGTGGCCGATGAGCTCTTCAGCGGCATGTCTTCGAACCTGTTTGAGCGCGTGCGCGAACAGAAGAGTCTGGCCTACTTCGTGCGGTCCAGCCGCATCGTCGGCCTGCACCGCGCGATGTTCTACTTTTACGCCGGCACCAGCCCCGAACGTCACGGCGAGGTCATCAACGAATTGAATCTCGAGATCGAGCGCGTCCGTTCCGGCGGGGTGGCCGCCGAGGAACTGCACCGCTGCCAGGTGCGGTTGAAGGCCGCCAAACGGATGGGGTTGCAGACCAACGGCGCCCGCGCCATGGGGGCCGCCCTCAACGGTGTTTACGGCCTGCCGGTTAACGACTGGCGCGACTACGACGCGCGCGTTGATGCCGTGACCTTGGCCGACCTCACGGCCTTCGCCCGCCGCTACTTCGAGCGCGGTCAACGCGTGCAACTGGTGGTGAAACCCTGA
- a CDS encoding energy transducer TonB, translating into MRTITRLLCVCLLLGPALIGAADKKEKKEPSLTLEDVIFDASYLTKMLGPNTLIVPATPNTGLSPELMAALNQSGVTAKSRAFLLPEGAQAPEVKSSLPYAFPKSLRQGKQEGHARFLVLVGADGAVKTMHCYDFTHRLFALAVAKSLVKWKYQPATINGTAVPVVLDYPAEFRGDGYDNKFNSGPDRNPIEQPVRDPNRPPPGG; encoded by the coding sequence ATGAGAACTATCACCCGCCTGCTCTGTGTTTGCCTGCTGCTTGGTCCGGCCCTGATCGGAGCCGCGGACAAGAAGGAGAAAAAAGAACCCAGCCTGACGCTGGAGGATGTCATCTTCGACGCCAGCTACCTCACCAAAATGCTGGGACCCAATACCCTCATCGTGCCCGCCACCCCGAATACCGGCCTGAGTCCGGAACTCATGGCCGCCCTGAACCAGTCGGGCGTCACGGCCAAGTCCCGCGCGTTTCTGCTGCCGGAGGGAGCCCAGGCCCCGGAAGTCAAATCGTCGCTACCCTACGCATTCCCGAAGAGCCTGCGCCAAGGCAAACAGGAGGGCCACGCGCGGTTTCTCGTGCTGGTGGGAGCCGACGGCGCCGTAAAGACCATGCATTGCTATGACTTCACCCACCGGCTCTTCGCACTCGCGGTCGCCAAATCGCTGGTGAAATGGAAATACCAGCCGGCCACGATCAACGGCACGGCCGTGCCCGTCGTGCTCGACTATCCAGCCGAGTTCCGCGGCGACGGTTACGACAACAAGTTCAATTCCGGTCCCGACCGGAATCCCATCGAGCAACCGGTGCGCGACCCCAACCGCCCACCACCGGGGGGCTGA